The genomic interval TAGGATGGTTGAAGGGGTGCCCAGGGGAGTTATCCCTGTGGTGGGGTACAGGGGAACTTTGCAGCTGGGGACCCTCAAGCTTCAGGTTCTCATCCAACCTGTAACTTTGGGATAGGTGGCCCAGGAGGCCACCAGGCAGGTAGAATAACGGTGTCCTAAAGTCCTCCATGCCTGGCCTCTGTGAATTTTCTATCTTACAAGGCAATatagactttgcagatgtgattgaaTTAAGGGCCCTGAGACGGGAGATTATCCTGGGATATCCTGGCTACATCGAAACCCAGGAACCCATAGAAATGGGAAAACTTTCCCAGCCAAGGTCAGAGCCAGAGAAGGTGTGATGAGGAAGAAGGGTCGGAGAGATGCACTGCTGCTGGCttggagacagaggaaggggagagtgggCCAAAGCAACACCTGGACACAGCAAGGAGCCCCCAGGAAAAGCACAGCCCTGGTGACACCATGATTTCCCCCCACGTAGGCCTGTGTCAAACTCTGACTGATGCagtaagataataaatgtgtgttgttgaAGTCACCAAACTTGTGGTCATTTGCTACGGAAGCCATCAAAAATGAATGCGGCCACACAAGCCCGCACGCCAGCTGCATGTCTCTCTCAGTCTTCTCATGCTGTCATGCCTTCAACTCTGCTTTAAACAGCCTGCTGTCTGCCTGCCTGAGCTCCCTCATAGCAAGGTGCTGCTTTCTACCAGTATCCCCCGTCTCCATCCGGAAAGAGGTCAAATCGTGTTTGTTATTAATGGTTCTGGCCTGAAAACCCCGTTGCAGATTCAGGTCCTACAGAGAGATGGCCTGGACAATGGCGTCCAGCCCTCGTGGGTCTTAAACTCAGGACCCATGTGCATAGTCTTCACTGGGAAGCTCTCGCTTGattgactttgtattttttttgtctctgggtGTGGGTGTGGATGTGGCTAAATGGATGGCACCCATAAAGATCTAACTCTGAGAGAAGGAACAGTGACCCATAGTTTACTGGGGACCATCTTGTCTTCACCTCATCCCCATGGTGCGTATCTTCCCACAGGAGTCAGAGACAAGCACTTCTGTCCGGTCAGTTCCTGGGATGTGTAAATCAGGAGGCCCTGCCTCTGAGAGCGAATATCTCCTTGTGAGCTTACTGTTTCAATTCCCCAGCTCCTATCGATGGCACTGGAGAATTCAGACAAGAAGGTGCTGAGGCCCAGGGTCTATATTCTCTGCTTCCCACATCTCAAATCCCCGGATCTGGGAGGGAGACAAAAATCTCCAAATGGACTCTGATCTAACCTGGTCATGCACCCCAGCTGCTGAAATCTTAGTCCAGCTTGGAAAATCctgtgtgcttttatttttctatctggtttttcttCAGCAATTCTAAGAGGAGGGAAAGGACCAGGAGGCAGGCACTGCCATGGACCAATCCTAAGCCATAGGCTGCTCAGCTTTATCTAGTCTCCACCCCTTTCTTCATTCAGATCTTTTCCTCCCATGCTACTTGCTCATAACCACCTTCTGAGGAGCCACGCAATGTCTCGAAACCCCCCgaggaccccttcctttcccaccCTTCCCACAGGGACCCCTCTGCTGCAGTCTAAGTCCCCATCCAGCAGAAGCTCAGCTCTAACCCTCAGCCAGAAGCCAAGGGCCTGGAGACAGAGTGGACAGGGAAAAACAAGCATGCTCATGCTTGGGAGGGTAGGGGCAGGAACAGCCTCTTTCCCCGCTGGTCTCTAGAAGGACTTCTTCCCCATGTTCCAGCCCCTGGACTTGGTGACACAGGGTAAGCCTTGACTTAAGGTGTCAGCATAAGGAGTGGAGACATCATAGCATGTGGAGATACCCAGCCATAAACGTCACCCTGTTCCCGCTGGGCAGAAGCCCCAGTCCACCCCTGCCGGCAACACGCTTACCAACGGCAATGGACCATGTGTCTCAGTCACTCATGTCACAGAGTGAACCCATTAGGCGGGAATCTCTAGATGTGAATTTTTTTATGTGAGTGGCACCAGAAGAGGACTCTGCTCAGCGGTTAAGGTAAATAGCTTAGATTTGTACGTGGGACAGACTCTTGTTTCTGCAACATGCACTTAAGGACTGGGCTTGAATTTGGTCAGTGCCGGGTGTCACTTTTAGACCTATTGTTAAAGTTCGTCAGTGGGATGGGTGCCAAGCTGATGAAGGGACAGATCCTCCTCTTTAATCTGCAATGCCAATTGCAGGACAGGGACTCAGATGTAGCTGTTATGGGccagagagagggccagagtTTATCTTAGACAAttggaagttttaaaatgtatcctTTTAATGACCTCAAATTCCAAGGAACAGCATAAGGCCATGGAAATATCCCCCCTCCCCTACAGGTTGGCCCTGAGGCAGGTAGAGAAATGATGGGCCAGGAAAATGTGAGTTCACTGGCAGCCGTGAGGAGAACAATGGGAACAGTGACGACAGTTGTGTGTCCAGCCCACAGCACCAGCCATCACTGTGCTATATCCTGCACTCACTGAGTCCCTGCAGTGGCCCTAGAAGCCAACACTCTTACTAGCTTCATTTTAGAGCTGAGGAAATGGAAGTTCAGACAGGGAAGTAACAGAGAGGAGCAGACTTCTATTCCACAACAAGCAAGTGTCAGATCAGACCGGAATGCAAACACAGGTTCAAGGTCATGCCCCCAACCACCAGGCGAGAGTGAGGGGAGGTGTGGTAACAAAGCAGCACCATTGGGCAGAATGCTGGTGACCTTCCAGTTGCTGGCAGAGCAGTTGCCTAGTCCTGAGGCTTTTCTTTGTGACCCCCTGtgtcctctctgccctctgtCTTTGCAAACAATACCAGGAAACCTCCCTAAAGAAAACTGGTTTCTTATTGGCACAAAACTCAGACTTCCCATTAATTGCATGTGAATAGCTGGACAATGTGAATGAGGAAGGGTCCTCAACAGAGAGACTACCCAGAAAGACTTGAAAAGAGGTCTTGGTGCACGAACTCTGGGTCAGGACGCAGACCTCCGCCAGCACCAGCTCTCGGGGGCTTCTGGGTGACTCACTCtaattccctttctctccctgtgcCCTTCCCTCCCtatcttttccttttctggttTTCCCTCTCGCATGTTTGgtcttcctctcccacttctgTTTCTCCCTGTCTCCGCTTGTCTGCTCCTGCCATGTCCAGGTCTGTTGTCTTCTTTAATCTGCTCTTCTCCAGTTTTCTCTCGCCTTGTCAATGCCTTTCCACACATTTACTTCTGTGGCTCCCTCACTCTGTCCTATGATTCTCAAAGTCCCGTGTTGTTAGCTTTACCTTTGTCTCTCTGCCCTCCTGTCAATCACTGACCAACTACTTGCCTTTTCTCCttgttctctttctgtttccatcTTTGTTTCAGAGTCAATGATTCTCTCTCCATCTATTTATATATCtaggtatatacatatgtatgcatctataatctatctatcatctatctgtctatcatctatcactatccctgcctctccatctctcccttgtCTCCTTTCCATGCAGGGCCAGCCCCTGGATCATGGCAAATCTGAGCCAGCCTTCCGAATTTGTCCTCCTGGGCTTCTCATCCTTGGGTGAGCTGCAGGTTCTGCTGTACGGGCCCTTCCTCATGCTTTATCTCCTTGCTCTCGTGGGAAACATTCTCATCATAGTCACAGTCATCGCTGACACCCACCTCCAGActcccatgtacttcttcctgggcAATTTCTCTCTGCTGGAGATCCTGGTGACCATGACTGTGATGCCCAGGATGCTCTCAGACCTGCTGGGCCCCCACAGAGTCATCTCGTTCAGTGGCTGCCTGGCCCAGTTCTACTTCTACTTCTCCCTCGGGTCCGCCTGCTTCCTCATCCTGGCGGACATGGCCCTCGACCGCTTTGTGGCCATCTGCCGCCCACTGCGCTATGGCACGGTGATGAGCTGGGCTGTGTGTGTCCGGCTGGCAGGGGCTGCCTGGGCAGCTCCCTTCCTGGCCATGGTACCCACTGTCCTCTCCCGGGTTCGCCTCAATTATTGCCATGGCAATGTCATTAACCACTTCTTCTGTGACAACACACCTCTGCTGCAGCTGTCCTGCTCAGACACCAGCCTGCTGGAATTCTGGGACTTCGTCATGGCCTTGGCCTTTGTCCTCAGCTCCTTCCTGGTAACCCTCATCTCCTATGGCTACATTGTGACCACCGTGCTGCGGATGCCCTCAGCCAGTGGCCGCCAGAAGGCTTTCTCCACATGCGGGTCTCACCTGACCCTGGTCTTCATCGGCTACAGCAGCATCATCTTCCTGTACGTCAGGCCGGGCAAGGCCCACTCTGTAGACGTCAACAAGGCCGTAGCCTTGGTGACATCAGTCCTCACTCCCTTCCTCAACCCCTTTATCCTGACCCTCCGCAATGACACATTCAAGGTGGTGCTGCGGGGACGGATGCAGAGGCTGAGAGGCTTCCACAAGGCGCTACAGTGAGCCCGAGCAGCCCAGCCAGGCTCAGTCAGGGGGTCCTGTGACGAGGCAGAGGGCCAGCTGGCTGGGAAAACCACTGTCCAGTTTCTTCAGATTGTTTTCCTCTGTGCCTGTTAGTGATAACCACAGTGAGCCCTCAGGACCCCTGCCTAGACCAAAGCTCCCCATGGGGGTGTTCCCCCTGCCCCCTGGCAGCTGTAAGAACTCTGAAAGTAGTCCAGGGTCTGGAGAGCCCGGAGGGCTTTCCATTCAAGGTACAGCAGCCAGCTCATGCTCTCTGATTGAGATATCCAgccccagggtgtgtgtgtgtgtgtgtgtgtgtgtgtgtgtgtgtgtgtgtgtgcatgcgcatgCATGCGTGTACAATTCCTGAAAGCCGGTGAGGTTCAGCATCAGCTCCACTAAATGCACTTCCCTCGTCcaactaaaatgttttaaatcttcCACTCACTTTGTCTTTGGAACCATTCCATTCTCATAGCGTCCACctatcctgtattttcttaaagAGCCACATTAAAAATACTCTGCCAGATCCGTCCTGCAAACAGACTTTGATTTACCAGACTGCATTTCCCCACAAACTGTGATGACTTCACTTGTCAACAAAGCACTATTAGTGCCACTtactttaagaaaacaatcctactAATTTACCGCAAATGTCAAGCTTTTAAAAAGTCTACTAAGTGGAAATAAACACGGCAGGGAATTGTGGGCTCATTTGGTGGATACAGTGTCTAGCTTTGGAAAAGTGGCTCACTTAGGGGTCCATTGATTCTCATGTGTACTCTGGTGTCTCCCCAGGCTAACCCCTTCCCAACTGACGTGCCCCTTTCTCTGGCTTTCAGAAAAGTGCATTTCTTTCTGGTTGAGATGCTCCTCACCCAAAGGAGAGTTTGCTTTGGGTAGAAAATCTTGTCTCCTCCATTTACACACTAGGGCAATGACTGCTGTTCGCTGTTGCACCAActgatttattttctctaattagTCTCTGCTCACCACCTCAAGGAGCAAATATctgtacaataaataaaataatggtgaagaaataaaaaataattctatggTAGTACATAccttagctctctctctctttctctctgtgtatatataaatacatatctttTCACACTTTACAAACCACTTTTACAAATGTTTTCTATTCAGTTTTATCCTCACAGTAATTCAACTAAATAGAGATTTGCTGATCGCCCTCCATGAGCACTGCCCTCCTTTTCAGCACTAACCATGAAAGACAAAGAGTCATGGATGCGAACCTGAGGTTTCTCCATCTGTGAGAGAGTGGAACTAGGGCAGTTAAttctaacacatttttttttaattctaacacATTTTgataaggtgttttgttttttattacaagTTCCACGAGAGCCCAGAAGGGAACTGCTGTGTCCTGGACTGCAGCCCAGCAGTGCTTCTGAACCACGAATGGACACGTTTGAGAGGGAAATAGAGAGGAAAAAAGTTGGGCAGGACTGACAGTAGAATATGGTTCTTCAAGCTTATCACCTTTCCATACTCAGAAATCCTTCTTCCATTTGGATCAAAATTACATTCATTAAAAGTTGGAATCTCCAGGACTTGACACCACTAGACTCCTCTAGCCCCTTGATTAGCGTGTAGCCATCAAGTTCCATTCATTTTATAGGCTCATAATGGCAACAATTCTAGTTACTCCTTCACAACTGTGTTTAATATCATTATTTGAAAGAAACTCATACCATTTCTAAAAGCAACTATAGAGTCAGTGCCGCTTttaaacatttgtattttatcacaatagtATCCATCAACACTTGAAGCATGACCAATAACACTTATACACctgagaaatatttttgtttggtaCATACACAATGTTGTTAACTGTATGGAGGATTTACACTTTCTTTACTACAACACTATTTTCCCTAGGAGTTAGAAAGAACTGCTTTCATTCTTAGTCTACATAATGTGATTTGATAAAAGGTCATTGGACAATGGGCAACAGTGCTCCCCAGAAGTAGCTTACACTGGCACATAATTGCGGGGGTGCAGAATACTTTAAATATAGGTAGAATAAGtggtgggatttttaaaaatttattatttcacacatttaatatttaaataagaataataaaaggggCATACAAAACTAGAtcatgttataagaaaaagttttgaaatattaatgaaaaaatattaaataagacttAACAAAAAACAAGCAGTGGGATTTCATGACTGTAAAATGCCTGCTcccccaaaatataaataaataaataaataaataaataaataaataaaatacctgccCCATCTCCCCCGCTGCCCCCTGCCTCCATTTGCCTGGCATCCCAGCCCCAGAGATAGAGTGTTCTAGTAAGCAATCATTAGAAAGACAAGGTTTTAAATGGCTAACATAAGAATCCATTGTCACACATGTAAACAGCAATGGGAATCCAAAGAGTAGATTTATTACTTCTAGTTGGGAGGACCAAGGAATACAAAACTAAGAATATGAAAGCTTTGAtgagggaagacaaagaaatcaaatcatttttcaaaaataagtcaggccttggccctggccggttggctcagcggtagagcgtcggcctggcgtgcagaggtcccgggttcgattcccggccagggcacacaggagaggcgccatctgcttctccacccctccccctctccttcctctctgtctctctcttcccctcccacagccgaggctccattggagcaaagatggcccgggcgctggggatggctccttggcctctgccccaggcgctagagtggctctggtcgcaacagagcgacaccccggaggggcagagcatcaccccctggtgggcagagcgtcgccccctggtgggcgtgccgggtggatcctggtcgggtgcatgcgggagtctgtctgactgtctctccccgtttctagcttcagaaaaataccaataaataaataaataaataaaataagtcaggccTGGGTCCTGTAGTGGCCCTGCATACAGGGGACATTTAGGAGTCTGTTGAAGTGTAAAACCCTCTAAGGCCATGGTAGGGAATTTCAGTGTTGCTGATGGAGAACCACGTTCATATTAATTTAGTTCGCCAattctctttgttgttgttggcttgtcttattttgttttttaaatttctattgaatttatcagggtggcattggttaataaaattatataggaaaaaggtgaagagattaagcaaaaaaacccaaataaacagTTCATCAATTCtttaagttttaaatcttctgatGTAAATATAATCCTTGTAATAATGCTTAACACATACTAAAGAAAGGTGATAAGATCCAGTGGTCTGCTCATAGATGTTTAACTCCTGGCTCTCCAGTTGTAGTATTTGCTGACTTGCAGCATTTGCCAATGTCCATGGTGTCAATACTCCCATCATTTCCAATCAAACTACCAACATGATACCACTGAACTTGGACTTGCGAAGAGATGCTCAGTAGTACACCATTATACAGTA from Saccopteryx leptura isolate mSacLep1 chromosome 2, mSacLep1_pri_phased_curated, whole genome shotgun sequence carries:
- the OR6V1 gene encoding olfactory receptor 6V1; its protein translation is MANLSQPSEFVLLGFSSLGELQVLLYGPFLMLYLLALVGNILIIVTVIADTHLQTPMYFFLGNFSLLEILVTMTVMPRMLSDLLGPHRVISFSGCLAQFYFYFSLGSACFLILADMALDRFVAICRPLRYGTVMSWAVCVRLAGAAWAAPFLAMVPTVLSRVRLNYCHGNVINHFFCDNTPLLQLSCSDTSLLEFWDFVMALAFVLSSFLVTLISYGYIVTTVLRMPSASGRQKAFSTCGSHLTLVFIGYSSIIFLYVRPGKAHSVDVNKAVALVTSVLTPFLNPFILTLRNDTFKVVLRGRMQRLRGFHKALQ